A region from the Enterobacter roggenkampii genome encodes:
- a CDS encoding MFS transporter, whose translation MRADSETLTENVTSKANWPLALSAGLLGIGQNGLLVMLPQLVTLTGLSLSIWAGLLMFGSMLFLPASPWWGRQSERKGCKSVMLASLSGYLASFVVMALVVWGMAAGRLDTVWGLAGLIFSRLLYGLTVSGLVPAAQTWAIQRAGLEKRMAALATISSGLSCGRLLGPPLAALMLSVNPVAPLWLMAVAPLIALLLVLREVADPPLPPVAHQTTRLQASMLPFLLLALLLAALVSLMQIGLSPHLSPLLDGNAREISHHVALLLSLAALATLAAQFLVVRPQHFSPVTLLCIAAVLMVAGLGLMAVAGLALFYVGIVITSLGAAMATPGYQLLLNDRLTTGKGAGVIATSHTLGYGVSALMVPVVTRFYGEQSLTVAAWGMALLFLALSIGVWSTERTPAEKA comes from the coding sequence ATGCGCGCTGACTCTGAAACCTTGACGGAAAACGTTACTTCAAAAGCTAACTGGCCCCTGGCGCTATCTGCGGGGTTACTGGGCATCGGGCAAAACGGCTTGCTGGTGATGCTCCCGCAGCTGGTCACCCTGACCGGGCTGTCACTCTCTATCTGGGCCGGGCTGTTGATGTTCGGATCGATGCTCTTTTTACCGGCCTCGCCCTGGTGGGGGCGTCAGAGCGAGCGAAAGGGGTGTAAGTCCGTCATGCTGGCCTCGCTAAGCGGCTATCTGGCGAGTTTCGTCGTGATGGCGCTGGTGGTCTGGGGGATGGCGGCCGGAAGGCTGGATACGGTCTGGGGGCTGGCGGGGCTTATTTTCTCGCGCCTGCTCTACGGACTGACGGTCTCGGGGCTGGTGCCTGCGGCCCAGACGTGGGCGATTCAGCGTGCGGGGCTGGAGAAAAGAATGGCGGCGCTGGCGACGATAAGCTCCGGCCTCAGCTGCGGGCGTTTGCTCGGCCCGCCGCTGGCGGCGCTGATGCTCAGCGTTAATCCGGTGGCGCCGCTCTGGCTGATGGCGGTTGCGCCGCTTATCGCTCTGCTGCTGGTGCTTCGCGAAGTCGCTGACCCGCCGCTGCCGCCGGTAGCCCACCAGACAACCCGCCTGCAGGCCTCTATGCTTCCTTTCCTGCTGCTGGCGCTGCTGCTGGCGGCGCTGGTGAGCCTGATGCAGATTGGCCTGTCACCGCATCTTAGCCCGTTGCTGGACGGTAACGCCCGGGAGATCAGCCATCATGTCGCGCTTCTGCTGAGCCTGGCCGCGCTGGCCACACTCGCGGCACAGTTTCTGGTGGTCCGCCCTCAGCATTTCAGCCCGGTGACATTGCTCTGCATCGCGGCGGTGCTGATGGTGGCCGGGCTTGGGCTGATGGCTGTCGCCGGTTTAGCGCTGTTCTACGTGGGGATTGTTATCACGTCACTCGGGGCGGCGATGGCCACGCCGGGCTACCAGCTGCTGCTGAACGATCGGCTAACCACGGGGAAAGGGGCGGGCGTCATCGCCACCAGCCACACGTTAGGCTACGGCGTCAGCGCGCTGATGGTGCCGGTCGTGACGCGCTTTTACGGGGAGCAGTCTTTAACGGTGGCCGCGTGGGGAATGGCATTGCTGTTTTTAGCCCTGAGCATAGGGGTATGGTCAACCGAGCGTACCCCTGCTGAAAAAGCTTAA
- a CDS encoding LysR family transcriptional regulator: MPVNFDLNDLYAFRALVEYGNFRVAAESICLSQSALSRRIEKLEAALGNRLFDRTTRRVALTLYGQNFAERSAQLLDSVESMLADVDKASEERTGLIAVAAVPSAACYFMPDVIRRFQSRYPRVRIKLIDSSAGNVIDAVARSQADFGICFAGNLPSEIEFFPLVEDVYVAACRKDHPVAQKSHLTWQAFYQQDYISLDKTSGNRNLLDRMLGDIVPGRPSVCETRHVTTMLGMVEAGIGIAAVPAMSMPTSEHTLLTHLPLVAPEVKRTVGLIRRRGRIQSYIAAELEKQITEQYRRT; the protein is encoded by the coding sequence ATGCCCGTGAATTTTGACCTTAACGATCTTTATGCTTTCAGAGCGTTAGTGGAATACGGTAACTTCCGTGTCGCTGCTGAATCTATCTGCTTATCCCAGTCGGCGCTGAGCCGCAGGATTGAAAAGCTGGAAGCCGCGCTGGGAAACAGGCTGTTCGATCGCACCACCCGCCGCGTGGCGCTGACGCTCTACGGACAAAACTTTGCCGAGCGCTCCGCGCAGCTGCTCGACAGCGTGGAGTCAATGCTGGCGGATGTCGATAAGGCCAGCGAAGAGCGGACGGGGCTGATCGCGGTTGCCGCGGTCCCTTCCGCGGCCTGTTACTTTATGCCTGACGTGATCCGGCGTTTTCAGTCTCGCTATCCGCGCGTTCGCATCAAGCTCATCGACAGCAGCGCGGGGAATGTGATTGACGCCGTGGCCCGCAGCCAGGCGGATTTCGGCATCTGCTTCGCAGGAAACCTGCCGTCTGAAATCGAGTTTTTCCCGCTGGTGGAGGATGTCTACGTCGCTGCGTGCCGAAAGGATCACCCCGTGGCGCAGAAGAGTCACCTGACGTGGCAGGCGTTTTACCAGCAGGATTATATCTCCCTCGATAAAACGTCAGGTAACCGTAACCTGCTCGATCGGATGCTGGGGGATATAGTTCCCGGGCGCCCCAGCGTCTGCGAAACGCGTCACGTCACCACGATGCTCGGTATGGTAGAGGCGGGGATTGGCATCGCTGCCGTTCCCGCCATGTCAATGCCGACCTCTGAGCACACGCTGTTGACGCATCTGCCGCTGGTGGCGCCGGAAGTGAAACGCACCGTTGGGCTTATCCGGCGCCGGGGGCGCATCCAGTCTTACATTGCGGCTGAACTGGAAAAGCAGATCACCGAGCAGTATCGCCGGACGTAA
- a CDS encoding DUF2256 domain-containing protein — protein MSDFKGNKQDLPSRLCVHCQRPMTWRKKWAKCWNEVKYCSERCRRSHR, from the coding sequence ATGAGCGATTTCAAAGGTAACAAGCAGGACCTGCCCAGTCGACTGTGCGTGCACTGCCAGCGGCCCATGACGTGGCGCAAGAAATGGGCGAAATGCTGGAATGAGGTTAAATACTGTTCTGAGCGCTGTCGCAGGAGCCACCGTTGA
- a CDS encoding GNAT family N-acetyltransferase produces MAIANIVHSGYGFHCTATDRALPLALGLDGSAVLERLKGIPDGWLVEALDQLFVAAPALTGITLPWADWQDEPQAQALFGLAHGDYLARDAFWQLPLWLKGERPQASGGMQFDESRQLYFPLRPRRPQGEVYRRYDPQIKRTLSFRVADVALDGERFTRWMNNPRVNAFWEMAGPQAEQENYLRRQLDSTYCYPVIGCFDDQPFGYFELYWAPEDRIGRHYRWQPFDRGLHMLVGEENWRGAQYIRSWLRGLSHYLYLDEPRTARIVAEPRFDNQRLFRHLSSAGFDTVKEFDFPHKRSRLIMSQRHRFFSEVGL; encoded by the coding sequence ATGGCTATCGCGAATATAGTCCATTCCGGCTACGGCTTTCACTGCACCGCAACGGATCGCGCCCTGCCGCTGGCGTTGGGTCTCGACGGCAGCGCGGTGCTGGAGCGTCTGAAGGGGATCCCGGACGGCTGGCTGGTGGAAGCCCTGGATCAGCTGTTTGTGGCCGCCCCCGCGCTGACCGGCATTACGTTGCCGTGGGCGGACTGGCAGGATGAACCCCAGGCGCAGGCGCTGTTTGGCCTGGCCCACGGTGATTATCTGGCGCGCGACGCCTTCTGGCAGCTGCCGCTGTGGCTGAAGGGCGAACGCCCGCAGGCGAGCGGCGGAATGCAGTTTGACGAGAGCCGTCAACTGTACTTCCCGCTGCGCCCTCGCCGCCCGCAGGGTGAGGTGTATCGCCGTTACGATCCGCAAATTAAGCGTACCCTCAGCTTCCGCGTGGCCGACGTGGCGCTGGACGGCGAGCGTTTTACCCGCTGGATGAATAACCCGCGCGTGAACGCCTTCTGGGAGATGGCGGGCCCGCAGGCCGAGCAGGAAAACTACCTGCGCCGTCAGCTCGACTCGACCTACTGCTACCCGGTTATTGGCTGCTTCGACGATCAACCGTTTGGCTATTTTGAACTCTACTGGGCACCGGAAGACCGCATTGGCCGCCACTACCGCTGGCAGCCGTTTGACCGCGGGCTGCACATGCTGGTGGGGGAAGAGAACTGGCGCGGCGCGCAGTACATCCGCAGCTGGCTGCGCGGTCTGAGCCACTACCTGTATCTCGATGAACCGCGCACCGCGCGCATCGTGGCCGAGCCGCGCTTCGACAACCAGCGCCTGTTCCGTCACCTTTCCTCTGCCGGTTTTGACACGGTGAAAGAGTTCGACTTCCCGCATAAACGCTCGCGCCTCATTATGAGCCAGCGTCACCGGTTCTTCAGCGAGGTGGGCCTGTGA
- a CDS encoding IucA/IucC family protein, with protein MRALLRAAGTDVAAQCFLNALLRETKDWRYLPATDADALSEIHIPLSQTQALRVPVRYFSPTQHHQYRFPATLIQSNSDRGDAVTFPQLVDLILEKPSVKGSLDADTLARFKQRVLESHAHTWQAIDLRHSWATLRDKPLTFSEAEQALLVGHAFHPAPKSHEPFNEAEARRYLPDFASRFPLRWFAVESTLVAGDSLNVSLRERLLRFAAQSAPELLGHFTDTRWLLPMHPWQADYLLEQDWCQRLVENGSLQDLGEAGAQWLPTSSSRSLYSETNSDMIKFSLSVRLTNSVRTLSVKEVKRGMRLARLAKTERWQELQARYPTMRVMQEDGWAGLRDESGTIQEESLMALRVNLLFDTPDTQTNVLVSLTQAAPDGGDSLLAAAVRRLSQRLDLPLAQAARCWLDAYCDRVLLPLFSAEADYGLVLLAHQQNILVEMQQDFPVGLIYRDCQGSAWTESADTWLKEAGETEVENRFGESQLLRYFPYYLLLNSTLAVTAALAAAGFDSEESLMSRVRDALAELRRTAKQTRCLDYVLDSPTWNCKGNFLCYLHDRNENTIADPAVIYFDFSNPFYKEKA; from the coding sequence ATGCGTGCTCTGCTCCGCGCCGCCGGTACAGACGTTGCAGCCCAGTGCTTTTTAAACGCCCTGTTGCGTGAAACGAAGGACTGGCGCTATCTCCCCGCTACCGATGCGGATGCGCTATCTGAGATCCATATCCCGCTTTCCCAAACCCAGGCGCTTCGGGTGCCGGTACGCTATTTCTCACCCACCCAGCATCATCAGTACCGTTTCCCGGCAACGCTGATTCAGAGCAACAGCGACAGGGGTGACGCCGTCACTTTCCCTCAACTGGTTGATTTAATTCTTGAAAAACCGTCCGTAAAAGGCTCGCTGGATGCCGATACGCTGGCGCGTTTTAAGCAGCGCGTTCTCGAAAGCCATGCCCACACCTGGCAGGCGATTGATTTACGCCACAGTTGGGCAACCCTGCGCGATAAGCCGCTGACGTTTTCCGAAGCGGAACAGGCGCTGCTGGTCGGCCATGCGTTTCACCCGGCACCGAAGTCCCACGAGCCGTTCAACGAAGCCGAGGCGCGCCGCTATTTGCCCGATTTCGCCTCCCGCTTCCCGCTGCGCTGGTTTGCCGTTGAAAGCACGCTCGTTGCCGGCGACAGCCTGAACGTCTCCCTGCGTGAGCGTCTGCTGCGCTTTGCGGCCCAGAGCGCGCCCGAACTGCTCGGCCACTTTACCGACACCCGCTGGCTGCTGCCGATGCACCCGTGGCAGGCCGACTATCTGCTGGAGCAGGACTGGTGCCAGCGTCTGGTGGAAAACGGTTCGTTGCAGGACCTGGGTGAAGCGGGCGCACAGTGGCTGCCCACCAGCTCCTCCCGCTCGCTGTACAGCGAGACCAACAGCGACATGATTAAGTTCTCCCTCAGCGTGCGCCTGACCAACTCCGTGCGCACGCTGTCGGTGAAAGAGGTAAAGCGCGGCATGCGCCTGGCGCGTCTGGCAAAAACGGAACGCTGGCAGGAACTACAGGCACGCTACCCGACCATGCGCGTGATGCAGGAAGACGGCTGGGCGGGACTGCGTGACGAAAGCGGCACTATTCAGGAAGAGAGCCTCATGGCCCTGCGCGTCAATCTGTTGTTCGATACGCCAGACACCCAGACCAACGTGCTGGTGAGCCTGACGCAGGCCGCGCCGGACGGCGGTGACAGCCTGCTCGCCGCGGCGGTGCGCCGTCTGAGCCAGCGTCTGGATCTCCCGCTCGCCCAGGCCGCCCGCTGCTGGCTGGACGCCTACTGCGACCGCGTGTTACTTCCGCTGTTCAGCGCCGAGGCGGACTACGGTCTGGTCCTGCTGGCGCACCAGCAAAATATCCTCGTTGAGATGCAGCAGGATTTCCCGGTCGGGCTGATCTACCGCGACTGCCAGGGCAGCGCGTGGACCGAAAGCGCTGACACGTGGCTGAAAGAAGCTGGCGAAACTGAGGTGGAAAACCGCTTCGGCGAGAGCCAGCTGCTGCGCTACTTCCCTTACTACCTGCTGCTGAACTCTACCCTTGCCGTCACCGCCGCCCTCGCCGCCGCCGGTTTCGACAGCGAAGAGAGCCTGATGTCCCGGGTGCGCGACGCGCTGGCAGAACTGCGCCGCACGGCGAAGCAGACCCGCTGCCTCGACTACGTGCTCGACAGCCCGACCTGGAACTGCAAAGGCAACTTCCTCTGCTACCTGCACGATCGCAATGAAAACACCATCGCCGATCCGGCGGTGATCTATTTCGACTTTAGCAACCCGTTCTACAAGGAGAAGGCGTGA
- the iucC gene encoding IucA/IucC family protein — MNALWEKVNREMVAKILAELEYERTLRAEPLSSDAWRITMGNESWQFCATRGIWGWLHIDPDSLTTASGDAVEAESALLQLATVLEMSDAQTAEHMEDLYATLRGDMQLLQARDALDADALIHLDPDELQCLMRGHPKFIFNKGRRGWGLDALRQYAPEYRGRFRLHWVAVQREHLVWSSDADCDISALLASAMDNAERARFDARWQALGLDESWLPVPLHPWQWQQKIAIHFLPQLARGEMVELGEFGDEYLAQQSLRTLTNASRRAPFDIKLPLTIYNTSCYRGIPGKYIAAGPLASRWLQQQFATDATLARSGAQVLGEPAAGYLSHPGYAALPKAPYRYQEMLGVIWRENPSCYLQEGEQAVLLAALMETDNAGRPLIDAWISRSGLSADAWLEKLFEATVIPFYHLLCRYGVALIAHGQNVTLVMKDSIPQRILLKDFQGDMRLVDEDFPQAQSLPEQVKAVTARLSADYIIHDLQTGNFVTVLRFISRLTLQSGVSENRFYQILAGVLHRYMAAHPELAERFAKFDLFKPQIIRVILNPVKLTFSEHDGGSRMLPNYVTDLDNPLFLASRESAQ, encoded by the coding sequence GTGAACGCGCTCTGGGAAAAAGTGAACCGCGAGATGGTGGCGAAGATCCTCGCCGAGCTGGAATACGAGCGCACCCTGCGTGCCGAGCCGCTTTCGTCGGACGCCTGGCGCATCACCATGGGCAACGAGTCCTGGCAGTTTTGCGCCACGCGCGGGATCTGGGGCTGGTTGCATATCGACCCGGACAGCCTGACCACCGCCAGCGGCGATGCCGTCGAAGCGGAAAGCGCGCTGCTGCAGCTGGCGACGGTGCTGGAGATGAGCGACGCGCAAACGGCAGAGCACATGGAGGACCTCTACGCCACGCTGCGCGGCGACATGCAGCTGCTGCAGGCGCGTGACGCGCTGGATGCGGACGCGCTGATCCACCTCGATCCGGACGAATTACAGTGCCTGATGCGCGGTCACCCGAAGTTTATTTTCAACAAAGGTCGCCGCGGCTGGGGGCTGGACGCGCTGCGCCAGTACGCACCGGAGTACCGCGGACGTTTTCGTCTGCACTGGGTTGCCGTTCAGCGAGAGCATCTGGTCTGGAGCAGCGACGCCGATTGCGATATCAGCGCCCTGCTGGCGAGCGCCATGGACAACGCCGAGCGCGCCCGCTTTGACGCCCGCTGGCAGGCGCTGGGCCTCGACGAGAGCTGGCTGCCGGTGCCGCTGCACCCGTGGCAGTGGCAGCAGAAGATCGCCATTCATTTCCTGCCGCAGCTGGCGCGCGGTGAGATGGTTGAGCTGGGCGAGTTTGGCGATGAGTACCTGGCGCAGCAGTCTCTGCGCACGCTCACCAACGCCAGCCGTCGTGCGCCGTTTGACATTAAGCTTCCGCTGACGATCTACAACACCTCCTGCTATCGCGGTATTCCGGGCAAATACATTGCCGCCGGGCCGCTGGCCTCGCGCTGGCTGCAGCAGCAGTTTGCCACCGACGCCACGCTTGCCCGCTCTGGCGCACAGGTGCTTGGCGAACCCGCCGCCGGATACCTGTCGCATCCGGGCTACGCGGCGCTGCCGAAAGCGCCCTACCGCTATCAGGAGATGCTGGGGGTGATCTGGCGCGAAAACCCGTCCTGCTATCTGCAGGAGGGCGAACAGGCGGTGCTGCTGGCGGCGCTGATGGAAACCGACAACGCCGGACGCCCGCTGATTGACGCGTGGATCAGCCGTTCCGGGCTAAGCGCCGACGCGTGGCTGGAAAAGCTGTTTGAGGCAACGGTGATCCCGTTCTATCACCTGCTCTGCCGCTACGGCGTGGCGCTGATTGCCCACGGCCAGAACGTGACGCTGGTGATGAAAGACTCTATCCCGCAGCGCATCCTGCTGAAGGATTTCCAGGGCGATATGCGCCTGGTGGACGAGGATTTCCCGCAGGCGCAGAGCCTGCCGGAGCAGGTAAAAGCGGTGACGGCGCGCCTGAGCGCGGATTACATCATCCACGACCTGCAAACCGGCAACTTCGTGACGGTGCTGCGCTTTATTTCGCGCCTGACCCTGCAAAGCGGCGTGAGCGAAAACCGCTTCTATCAGATCCTCGCCGGCGTTCTGCACCGCTATATGGCCGCGCACCCCGAGCTTGCCGAGCGCTTTGCGAAATTCGATCTGTTTAAGCCGCAGATTATTCGCGTGATCCTCAACCCGGTCAAACTGACCTTCTCCGAACACGACGGCGGCAGCCGCATGCTGCCGAACTACGTCACCGACCTTGATAACCCTCTTTTTCTGGCCTCCCGGGAGTCCGCGCAATGA
- the mtfA gene encoding DgsA anti-repressor MtfA has translation MIKWPWKTNEAGRDVALPWDDALTIPVLANLNPDEQSKLVQLADRFLQQKRLVPLQGFELDPLKNARIALLFCLPVLELGIEWLDGFHEVLIYPAPFVVDDEWQDDIGLVHNQRVVQSGQSWQQGPIILNWLDIQDSFDASGFNLVIHEVAHKLDTRNGDRASGVPLIPLREVAGWEHDLHAAMDNIQDEIDLVGESAASIDAYAATDPAECFAVLSEYFFSAPELFAPRFPALWQRFCQFYQQDPLQRLRQNEATGGHSSRQVH, from the coding sequence ATGATAAAGTGGCCCTGGAAAACGAATGAGGCTGGCCGGGATGTGGCGCTGCCATGGGATGACGCCCTGACGATCCCTGTTCTGGCTAATCTAAACCCGGATGAACAATCGAAACTGGTTCAGCTGGCGGATCGTTTTTTACAGCAAAAGCGCCTGGTGCCGCTGCAGGGGTTTGAACTCGATCCCCTGAAAAACGCCCGCATCGCGCTGCTTTTCTGTCTGCCGGTGCTTGAACTCGGCATTGAGTGGCTGGACGGTTTCCACGAAGTGCTTATCTATCCCGCGCCGTTCGTGGTGGATGACGAATGGCAGGACGATATTGGGCTGGTGCATAATCAGCGCGTGGTGCAGTCCGGACAAAGCTGGCAGCAAGGGCCGATTATCCTCAACTGGCTCGATATTCAGGACTCGTTCGACGCCTCCGGTTTTAATCTGGTTATCCATGAGGTGGCACACAAGCTGGACACCCGCAACGGCGATCGCGCCAGCGGAGTACCGCTGATCCCGCTTCGCGAAGTGGCGGGCTGGGAGCACGACCTGCACGCGGCGATGGATAACATCCAGGATGAAATAGACCTGGTGGGCGAAAGCGCGGCCAGCATTGACGCCTATGCGGCAACCGACCCGGCTGAGTGCTTTGCGGTGCTCTCCGAGTACTTCTTCAGCGCGCCCGAGCTCTTCGCGCCCCGTTTCCCGGCCCTCTGGCAACGTTTCTGCCAGTTTTATCAGCAGGATCCGCTACAGCGCCTGCGGCAGAATGAGGCGACCGGCGGGCATTCGTCCCGCCAGGTCCATTAA
- a CDS encoding cryptochrome/photolyase family protein, which translates to MTELRLILGDQLNPHHSWFDTCSPNIIYVMLELRAETAYVLHHAQKVIAIFAAMRAFASALKEKGHRVRYVRLSDDSNRGALEDNLNALVAHYGAGRVIWQEPDEWRLDAQLQAWAKTVSVETACVSSEHFFTTREQVSAFFASRKSWRMEYFYREMRRRHGVLLTSAGEPEGGKWNFDAENRKRWSGEPPAPGDARPCHYRSALWAEIQRCGVKTFGEPQADNFRWPLNRSEAKARLDEFITHVLPQFGNWQDAMHTEEPFLFHSLISFALNTKMLNPREVVAAAQQAWRLGHAPLPAVEGFIRQILGWREYVRGIYWSQMPGYRELNALDQHAPLPDWFWTGKTQMRCLAHAVGQSLTEAYAHHIQRLMVIGNFSLLSGLSPQAVHEWYLGVYIDAFEWVELPNTLGMSQFGDGGLLASKPYVSSASYIHKMSNYCQGCRYQHNQRTGEQACPFNALYWDFFARNQARLGNNPRLGIVFKQLADMTEEERQAIADRAGYVRLHLNDL; encoded by the coding sequence TTGACCGAGCTACGTCTGATCCTGGGCGATCAGCTTAATCCGCATCACAGCTGGTTTGATACCTGCAGTCCGAACATCATTTACGTGATGCTGGAACTCCGGGCAGAAACCGCCTATGTGCTTCATCACGCCCAGAAAGTTATCGCTATCTTCGCCGCCATGCGCGCGTTTGCCTCTGCATTAAAGGAGAAGGGGCATCGGGTGAGGTATGTCCGGCTCTCTGATGACTCAAACCGCGGCGCGCTGGAAGACAATCTCAACGCGCTTGTCGCGCATTACGGCGCGGGCAGGGTGATATGGCAGGAGCCCGACGAATGGCGTCTTGATGCGCAGCTGCAGGCGTGGGCGAAGACGGTCTCCGTTGAAACGGCCTGCGTCAGCAGCGAGCATTTCTTCACCACTCGGGAACAGGTCAGCGCGTTTTTTGCGTCGCGCAAAAGCTGGCGAATGGAATACTTTTACCGGGAAATGCGCCGTCGGCACGGCGTCCTGTTGACGTCAGCAGGCGAGCCGGAAGGGGGGAAATGGAATTTCGATGCTGAAAACCGCAAGCGCTGGTCCGGCGAGCCTCCCGCGCCGGGGGACGCGCGTCCTTGCCACTATCGTTCCGCCTTATGGGCGGAGATCCAACGCTGCGGCGTAAAGACCTTCGGCGAACCGCAGGCCGACAATTTTCGCTGGCCGCTCAACCGTTCTGAAGCCAAAGCCAGGCTGGATGAATTTATCACGCACGTGCTCCCGCAGTTTGGAAACTGGCAGGACGCGATGCACACGGAGGAACCTTTTCTTTTCCATTCGTTAATTTCATTTGCGCTGAACACAAAGATGCTTAATCCGCGGGAAGTGGTTGCTGCCGCCCAGCAGGCGTGGCGTTTGGGCCACGCGCCGCTGCCTGCCGTCGAAGGGTTTATCCGGCAAATTCTCGGCTGGCGGGAGTATGTGCGCGGGATCTACTGGTCGCAGATGCCCGGCTATCGGGAACTGAATGCCTTAGACCAGCACGCCCCGCTGCCGGACTGGTTCTGGACGGGCAAGACGCAGATGCGCTGCCTGGCGCATGCCGTTGGGCAGTCGCTCACCGAGGCTTACGCCCACCATATCCAGCGCCTGATGGTCATTGGAAACTTTAGCCTGCTCAGCGGCCTGTCGCCGCAGGCGGTTCATGAATGGTATCTGGGCGTCTATATTGACGCCTTTGAGTGGGTGGAGCTGCCCAATACCCTCGGCATGAGCCAGTTTGGCGATGGCGGGTTGCTGGCCAGTAAGCCCTACGTCTCAAGCGCGTCATATATTCATAAGATGAGTAATTACTGTCAGGGGTGCCGGTATCAGCACAACCAGCGTACCGGAGAGCAGGCCTGCCCCTTCAATGCCCTTTACTGGGACTTCTTTGCGCGCAATCAGGCGCGTCTCGGTAACAATCCCCGCCTGGGCATTGTCTTTAAACAGCTTGCGGACATGACGGAAGAGGAGCGGCAGGCCATTGCCGACCGCGCCGGGTACGTCCGCCTGCATCTCAACGACCTCTGA
- a CDS encoding lysine N(6)-hydroxylase/L-ornithine N(5)-oxygenase family protein encodes MKTYDFIGIGIGPFNLSIAALAEGLDGFSSLFLERKPHFSWHPGMMVPDCHMQTSFLKDLVSAVEPTNRHSFLNYLVQRKKFYRFLTTEQRTVSREEFADYLCWAADNLTNLAFSQQVQQVSFDEKSGLFEVVTQRDRFLARHVCVGIGKQINLPDCVTTQDDSCFHASEMMLRTPDLAGKRVTIVGGGQSGADLFLNIFRGEWGQPLSLNWVSRRNNYNALDEAAFANEYFTPEYVDSFSTLGEEARRQMLHEQKMTSDGITTESLLAIYRAMYHRFEVLREKPWAHLMPSRSVTSLTRLENGQRLSIQHHLDGGREQLESDVVIFATGYRAVQPAFLAPLSHRLHLDTDEAFCINNDFTLEWDGPQSNRLFAVNAGMHRLGIAEPQLSLMAWRAARILNRAHADEPFELATTPGVIHWRSTTSPENSQVFKSLAKTTEY; translated from the coding sequence ATGAAAACCTATGATTTCATCGGCATTGGTATCGGCCCGTTTAACCTTAGCATCGCCGCCCTCGCAGAAGGGCTGGACGGCTTTAGCTCGCTGTTTCTTGAGCGCAAACCGCACTTTTCCTGGCACCCGGGGATGATGGTGCCGGACTGCCACATGCAGACCAGCTTCCTGAAGGATCTGGTCAGCGCCGTGGAGCCGACCAACCGCCACAGCTTCCTGAACTACCTGGTGCAGCGCAAAAAGTTCTACCGCTTCCTGACCACCGAGCAGCGCACCGTTTCACGGGAGGAGTTTGCCGATTACCTGTGCTGGGCGGCGGACAACCTCACCAACCTCGCCTTCAGCCAGCAGGTACAACAGGTGAGCTTTGATGAGAAAAGCGGCCTGTTTGAGGTAGTGACCCAGCGCGATCGCTTCCTGGCGCGCCACGTCTGCGTGGGGATCGGTAAGCAGATTAACCTGCCGGACTGCGTCACGACGCAGGACGATAGCTGCTTCCACGCCAGCGAGATGATGCTGCGCACGCCGGATCTCGCGGGCAAGCGCGTTACCATCGTCGGCGGCGGCCAGAGCGGTGCCGACCTGTTCCTGAATATTTTCCGTGGCGAATGGGGCCAGCCGCTGAGCCTGAACTGGGTCTCGCGCCGCAACAACTACAACGCGCTGGATGAAGCCGCCTTTGCTAACGAGTATTTCACGCCGGAGTACGTGGACAGCTTCTCCACGCTCGGTGAAGAGGCGCGTCGTCAGATGCTGCACGAGCAGAAGATGACCTCCGACGGCATCACCACCGAGTCCCTGCTGGCGATTTACCGCGCCATGTACCACCGCTTTGAAGTGCTGCGTGAAAAACCCTGGGCGCACCTGATGCCGTCCCGCTCGGTGACGTCCCTGACGCGCCTGGAAAACGGACAGCGTCTGAGCATACAGCACCATCTCGACGGCGGCCGTGAGCAGCTGGAGAGTGACGTTGTGATCTTCGCCACCGGCTATCGCGCCGTGCAGCCTGCGTTCCTGGCGCCGCTGTCTCACCGCCTGCATCTGGATACGGACGAAGCCTTCTGCATCAACAACGATTTCACCCTCGAATGGGACGGCCCGCAGAGTAACCGCCTGTTTGCCGTGAATGCCGGGATGCACCGTCTCGGCATTGCCGAACCCCAGCTCAGCCTGATGGCCTGGCGCGCGGCGCGAATTTTGAATCGCGCGCACGCCGACGAGCCGTTTGAGCTGGCTACCACCCCCGGCGTTATCCACTGGCGAAGCACCACCAGCCCGGAGAACAGCCAGGTTTTTAAATCATTAGCAAAAACCACCGAGTACTGA